One window of the Rhodococcus sovatensis genome contains the following:
- a CDS encoding glycosyltransferase family 39 protein — MGSGRVGTVGAASSVGVFAFVLGVLGSWVPSLWYDEVATVYSSRRSIGELLDFLRSTDAVHGGYYFGIHLWGSVFGFSEFSVRLPSAIAVGVAAAGVVTLAARFSDLGAAVFSGVVFALLPRVTWAAVEARSSALTAAAAVWVTVLLLVALSSRSRLWWVAYAVVLTVSIVLFVYLATIVVVHFAILLILRRFRVSMLPWDLAVLAALAVALPFLRVVQRQAGQVGWIPPLDSNFARIVFEYQWFLGTPMFGVVFGVILVAALVFTVRSRERPSSEGTACIAIALVWIAVPMAIMVAYSLVKSPIYLDRYLTFTTPAVALLGGIALGQLRAVRWLPYVAVAALALALIPGYSSQRLYGAKPLGMDFSEVNDFAKANIGPGDCVLFGRAAWNPSSQRLVEDVDPSAFANAQDVGLAIDAAESGQLWDVEKPLSDVQLDTCTVLWYFTDRERDEVENLRLTSNDKWALQPYHFEDSSEYALLSSRGFRIDSPVTFDGTQVVRLVR; from the coding sequence GTGGGCAGCGGTCGAGTAGGTACGGTCGGGGCGGCAAGTTCGGTCGGAGTCTTCGCGTTCGTCCTCGGTGTGCTGGGCAGTTGGGTTCCGTCCCTCTGGTACGACGAGGTCGCGACGGTGTACTCCAGCCGGAGGTCCATCGGCGAGCTCCTCGATTTCCTGCGGTCCACCGACGCCGTCCACGGGGGCTACTACTTCGGTATCCACCTGTGGGGCAGTGTTTTCGGGTTCTCCGAATTCTCGGTTCGATTGCCGAGCGCGATTGCCGTCGGGGTGGCCGCCGCAGGCGTGGTGACCCTCGCCGCCCGCTTTTCCGATCTCGGTGCGGCGGTGTTCTCCGGCGTGGTCTTTGCGCTGCTCCCGAGGGTGACGTGGGCTGCGGTCGAAGCGCGTAGTTCCGCGCTCACGGCCGCGGCGGCGGTGTGGGTGACAGTTCTTCTGCTCGTGGCGTTGTCGTCACGGTCGCGCCTGTGGTGGGTTGCGTACGCGGTCGTGCTGACGGTGTCGATCGTGTTGTTCGTCTATCTGGCGACAATCGTCGTGGTTCATTTCGCAATCCTGCTCATACTCAGGCGCTTTCGGGTGTCGATGCTGCCCTGGGATTTGGCGGTTCTTGCTGCGCTGGCCGTTGCTCTGCCATTTCTGCGTGTAGTGCAACGCCAGGCGGGCCAGGTCGGGTGGATTCCGCCGCTGGATTCCAACTTCGCTCGCATCGTGTTCGAGTACCAGTGGTTTCTCGGTACACCGATGTTCGGTGTTGTGTTCGGGGTCATTCTCGTTGCTGCGCTGGTGTTCACCGTGCGCAGTCGTGAACGGCCTTCCTCCGAAGGGACCGCGTGCATCGCGATCGCACTCGTGTGGATAGCCGTACCGATGGCGATCATGGTTGCGTACTCGCTCGTGAAGTCGCCGATATATCTGGACAGGTATCTGACGTTCACTACTCCCGCGGTTGCACTCCTCGGCGGGATTGCCCTGGGGCAGCTTCGTGCGGTGCGCTGGCTGCCGTACGTTGCCGTCGCTGCACTCGCGCTCGCGCTGATCCCCGGATATTCGAGTCAGCGTCTCTACGGGGCGAAGCCGCTCGGAATGGACTTCAGCGAGGTGAACGATTTCGCGAAGGCGAACATCGGACCCGGTGACTGCGTGCTCTTCGGCCGAGCCGCATGGAACCCGTCGTCGCAGCGACTCGTCGAAGACGTAGACCCGAGTGCGTTCGCGAACGCGCAGGATGTCGGGCTCGCTATCGACGCGGCCGAATCCGGCCAGCTCTGGGACGTCGAGAAGCCGTTGTCGGACGTGCAACTCGACACGTGCACCGTGCTCTGGTACTTCACCGATCGTGAACGCGACGAGGTCGAGAACCTCAGGCTGACGTCGAACGACAAGTGGGCGCTGCAGCCGTACCACTTCGAAGACTCCAGCGAATACGCGTTGCTGTCCTCGCGTGGCTTCCGAATCGACAGCCCAGTGACCTTCGATGGGACGCAGGTCGTTCGGCTCGTGCGCTAG
- a CDS encoding glycosyltransferase, whose amino-acid sequence MDGTALNRRDAPQNGLTGRGAAGSDALTAQRLLFDGPSPLVSADMYANVVKGNAERARHFAKLAKRTVVETNSYFGRFPASYWQRWTEVNEVRFGATVTGSARIDVVATDFKGRKRTVASTTVDTEGQASRIVVPAKVQQFLDGGALFVRFTTTSGELTVEDADWTVDAPAALRPTSVVICTFNRADDCANTVAAMADDPIALHGVDNVYVVDQGTDQVQTRPLFQRVAAELGAKLVYITQPNLGGAGGFTRGLFEVQGKGGDPANVVFMDDDVLCEPEAIVRMNAFANKTVEPAIVGAQMLYLLHPDRVHVGAEVANLQKLEAGLHVKNAISDKSAFKKKQDVRVDAGYNGWWSCLIPSEIVAQIGYPLPLFFQWDDIEYGYRARAHGFATVTLPGAAVWHADFAWKDWDEWHRYFNLRNGMITAALHAGLDGRKLARQLSTDLFRYLVSMQYGMAFTLIKAIEDFLVGPSKLTDGGMDAASAIRRDRAAYNETKRYSANAVPDIRPADMVITSAGPNPQKSLEWAVLAKRVVNQWRGRLHPGPVAISADDAHWWHVSLFAHAVVTDRSQEGVRVRKRDKEAAVVLLKRGLTALRRLRTETEVVSESYRLATPELTSRENWARLYSVDE is encoded by the coding sequence ATGGACGGCACTGCACTCAATCGTCGGGACGCGCCGCAGAACGGGCTGACAGGTCGCGGTGCAGCCGGTTCCGACGCGCTGACGGCTCAGCGCTTGCTGTTCGACGGGCCATCTCCTCTGGTCAGCGCCGATATGTACGCAAACGTTGTCAAAGGCAACGCGGAGCGGGCTCGCCATTTCGCAAAGCTCGCCAAGCGGACCGTCGTCGAGACCAACAGTTACTTCGGTCGTTTTCCGGCCAGCTACTGGCAGCGGTGGACCGAGGTCAACGAGGTCAGGTTCGGCGCAACCGTCACCGGTTCGGCACGCATCGACGTCGTTGCCACCGACTTCAAGGGTCGCAAGCGCACGGTCGCGAGCACCACCGTCGACACCGAGGGCCAGGCCAGCCGGATCGTCGTCCCCGCCAAGGTCCAGCAGTTCCTCGACGGCGGGGCGTTGTTCGTGCGGTTCACCACCACGTCGGGTGAGCTGACGGTCGAGGATGCGGATTGGACCGTCGACGCGCCCGCGGCACTCCGTCCTACCTCCGTCGTCATCTGCACGTTCAATCGCGCCGACGACTGTGCCAACACTGTCGCGGCCATGGCCGACGATCCGATCGCACTGCACGGCGTCGACAACGTGTACGTCGTCGACCAGGGCACCGACCAGGTTCAGACGCGGCCGCTGTTCCAGCGCGTGGCCGCCGAACTCGGCGCCAAGCTCGTCTACATCACCCAGCCCAACCTCGGAGGTGCGGGCGGTTTCACGCGCGGACTGTTCGAGGTCCAGGGCAAGGGCGGAGACCCGGCCAACGTCGTGTTCATGGACGACGATGTCCTGTGCGAACCGGAAGCCATCGTTCGGATGAATGCCTTCGCCAACAAGACCGTCGAGCCCGCGATCGTCGGCGCGCAGATGCTGTATCTGCTGCATCCCGATCGAGTACACGTCGGCGCGGAGGTTGCGAACCTGCAGAAGCTCGAAGCTGGTCTGCACGTCAAGAACGCGATCTCCGACAAGAGTGCATTCAAGAAGAAGCAGGACGTCCGCGTCGACGCCGGCTACAACGGATGGTGGTCTTGCCTGATCCCGTCCGAGATCGTCGCGCAGATCGGGTATCCACTGCCGCTGTTCTTTCAGTGGGACGACATCGAGTACGGCTACCGGGCCCGCGCCCACGGTTTCGCGACCGTCACGTTGCCGGGTGCCGCGGTGTGGCACGCGGACTTCGCATGGAAGGACTGGGACGAATGGCACCGGTACTTCAATCTGCGCAACGGAATGATCACTGCCGCACTGCATGCCGGTCTCGACGGTAGGAAGCTGGCGCGCCAGTTGAGCACCGATCTGTTCCGTTACCTGGTGTCGATGCAGTACGGGATGGCGTTCACTTTGATCAAGGCCATCGAGGACTTCCTCGTCGGGCCGAGCAAACTGACCGACGGCGGCATGGATGCGGCGTCGGCGATTCGGCGTGACCGGGCCGCATACAACGAGACAAAGCGCTACAGCGCCAACGCAGTCCCCGATATTCGGCCGGCGGACATGGTCATCACTTCCGCGGGCCCGAATCCGCAGAAGAGTCTCGAATGGGCCGTGCTGGCCAAGCGGGTCGTCAATCAATGGCGAGGCAGGCTTCATCCAGGACCTGTTGCGATCTCGGCCGACGACGCGCATTGGTGGCACGTGTCGCTGTTCGCGCATGCCGTCGTCACCGATCGGTCACAGGAGGGTGTGCGAGTTCGTAAGCGCGACAAGGAGGCTGCGGTCGTTCTGCTCAAGCGCGGCTTGACTGCGCTGCGACGACTGCGCACCGAAACCGAGGTTGTTTCGGAGTCATACCGGTTGGCGACGCCGGAATTGACGAGTCGGGAGAACTGGGCGCGCCTGTACTCCGTCGACGAATAA